In Erigeron canadensis isolate Cc75 chromosome 6, C_canadensis_v1, whole genome shotgun sequence, the following are encoded in one genomic region:
- the LOC122603836 gene encoding uncharacterized protein LOC122603836: MTSNKAAGPSTGTPSSPVITEDKQQPDTNTPAPAIAKVKRQLPNLPLRFLLTGPRASYIRMGVPLYEASINCDWDAAKIILDKFPHLVRYSITENGETALHVAASAKVPKLGVVFVKNLVELMNEDDLVLENENFNTALYLASAAGNLETIQIMVEKNRDLVTIPGAGRKMLPLYAAALFGYYKVVEYLFEMSNDLCDADGWNNENRGWLLEKCVENDMLDIALKIVKLYPKLNSGNVLALLARKPEAFRETPSTIKGKVVKLGNYLYSKIFSTNQASENKNSKLGNVGAPENLDQASENKNSKPGSVSAPEKLDQASENKNSKPGSVGAPKKLDQKTEASSAKKSNIINSSKNRISLTFVMHQLSGKKHPKAVDVGGKPEASNKTKAIVIWKTVKSVFGFGGSKVKAPAKESIALQLLKIIWKDIAKKPKNEIDRILRGPPDSNKQDKSAPGRVVQVVKLQKLISDHIKAVDNIIKQQSNTSELKSLILESLAKMHDETQSIIKAAPESIKQDNKPISGKADQALELQKLISENIVNMHDEIQKINEITVNVKENQEAIQLKRLQKIISVLIENMKTESQKIIRRPAKQTYSSRVVFIAAEKGNTDFLIELIRQYPDLIWKVNDNNQSIFHIAVKHRNAGIYNLLYEIGAMKDMITPLRDPKENNMLHLVGQMAKENQLKDVSGVALQMQRELLWFKEVCNMIPPSYRERKNEDGLTPHKLFTNEHKDLVLKGEEWMKVTASQCMVVAALIATIVFAAAFTIPGGYDQNSGLPMFQSKATLMVFVVADAISLFSSSASILMFLAILTSRYAESDFLESLPTKLMFGLLTLFLSITTMTVAFSVSFFILYHKGLLWIPILIGVFAVLPVILYMFLQSSLFFDVIRSTYGSRYLFKPKKRVLYYSNPKV; the protein is encoded by the exons ATGACGTCGAATAAAGCAGCAGGACCATCCACAGGTACACCATCATCCCCAGTCATCACTGAGGATAAACAACAGCCGGATACCAATACCCCGGCTCCTGCTATTGCTAAAGTCAAAAGACAACTACCGAATCTACCTCTTCGATTTCTGCTTACag GACCCCGAGCAAGTTACATCCGGATGGGCGTCCCTCTTTATGAAGCTTCGATAAACTGTGACTGGGATGCTGCTAAAATAATTCTTGACAAATTCCCACACTTGGTAAGATATAGCATCACTGAAAATGGAGAAACTGCACTTCATGTTGCAGCATCTGCAAAAGTACCCAAACTGGGGGTAGTGTTTGTAAAAAATCTAGTGGAATTGATGAATGAGGACGACTTGGtacttgaaaatgaaaatttcaaCACTGCCCTCTATTTGGCATCTGCTGCTGGAAACCTGGAAACGATTCAGATTATGGTAGAAAAAAACAGGGACTTGGTAACAATCCCTGGTGCAGGAAGAAAGATGTTGCCACTATATGCGGCTGCCTTGTTTGGATATTATAAAGTAGTCGAGTATCTTTTTGAAATGTCCAATGACTTGTGTGATGCTGATGGTTGGAATAATGAGAATCGTGGCTGGCTTCTTGAGAAATGCGTGGAGAATGACATGTTGG ATATCGCACTAAAGATCGTGAAACTGTATCCCAAGCTTAATAGTGGGAATGTACTCGCACTTCTAGCTCGAAAGCCTGAAGCATTTCGTGAAACACCATCTACTATTAAGGGGAAAGTGGTCAAGCTGGGTAATTATCTCTACTCCAAGATCTTTAGTACAAATCAAGCATCTGAGAATAAGAACTCAAAACTTGGTAACGTGGGTGCACCTGAAAATTTGGATCAAGCATCTGAAAATAAGAACTCAAAACCTGGTAGTGTAAGTGCACCTGAAAAATTGGATCAAGCATCTGAAAATAAGAACTCAAAACCTGGTAGTGTGGGTGCGCCTAAAAAGTTGGATCAAAAGACAGAAGCATCTTCAGCAAAAAAATCTAATATCATTAACTCGAGCAAGAATCGCATTTCCTTGACGTTTGTTATGCATCAGCTATCTGGAAAAAAGCATCCAAAAGCTGTAGATGTGGGTGGAAAGCCTGAAGCATCCAACAAAACCAAAGCTATTGTCATTTGGAAAACCGTCAAGTCAG TCTTTGGATTTGGTGGTTCAAAGGTGAAAGCTCCTGCAAAAGAAAGCATAGCATTGCAACTGCTAAAAATCATTTGGAAAGATATAGCAAAAAAGCCCAAGAATGAAATTGATAGAATACTCAGAGGTCCACCAGACTCGAATAAGCAAGACAAGTCAGCTCCTGGAAGAGTTGTTCAAGTTGTGAAACTACAAAAACTCATTTCGGATCATATTAAGGCAGTGGATAACATAATCAAACAGCAATCAAATACTTCAGAATTAAAAAGCCTCATTCTCGAAAGTCTTGCGAAAATGCATGATGAAACCCAAAGCATAATCAAAGCAGCCCCAGAGTCAATAAAGCAAGACAACAAGCCAATTTCTGGTAAGGCAGATCAAGCTCTGGAACTGCAAAAGCTTATTTCTGAAAATATAGTGAACATGCATGACGAAATTCAGAAAATAAATGAGATAACTGTAAATGTAAAGGAAAATCAAGAAGCTATTCAACTAAAAAGACTGCAAAAAATCATTTCGGTCCTTattgaaaatatgaaaacaGAAAGCCAGAAAATAATCAGAAGACCTGCAAAGCAAACATACTCTTCGCGGGTAGTTTTTATTGCTGCCGAAAAGGGAAATACTGATTTTTTGATTGAGCTCATCCGTCAATATCCTGATCTCATTTGGAAGGTAAATGATAATAATCAAAGCATATTTCACATTGCGGTCAAACATCGTAACGCGGGTATCTACAACCTACTGTACGAGATAGGTGCGATGAAAGATATGATAACTCCTCTCCGAGATCCAAAGGAGAACAATATGTTGCACTTGGTTGGGCAGATGGCGAAGGAAAATCAACTCAAGGATGTGTCAGGAGTTGCTTTACAGATGCAACGAGAATTATTATGGTTCAAG GAAGTGTGCAACATGATACCTCCTTCTTATAGAGAACGGAAGAACGAAGATGGTCTGACACCACATAAGTTGTTCACTAACGAACACAAAGATCTTGTTTTAAAAGGCGAGGAGTGGATGAAAGTAACGGCTAGTCAATGTATGGTTGTTGCAGCACTTATTGCAACCATAGTATTTGCTGCAGCCTTTACAATTCCGGGTGGATATGACCAGAACAGTGGTCTGCCTATGTTTCAGTCAAAAGCAACCCTTATGGTTTTTGTTGTCGCAGATGCCATTTCTCTATTCTCCTCTTCAGCTTCAATTCTCATGTTCTTAGCTATCCTCACGTCTCGTTATGCTGAAAGTGATTTCTTGGAATCATTACCCACAAAGCTCATGTTCGGTCTCTTAACTCTTTTCTTGTCGATAACAACAATGACAGTAGCTTTTAGTGTCAGTTTTTTCATACTATACCATAAGGGATTATTATGGATACCAATCCTTATCGGCGTATTTGCTGTGTTGCCGGTCATCCTATACATGTTTTTACAATCTTCCTTGTTTTTTGATGTAATTCGGTCAACATATGGCTCTAGGTACCTCTTTAAGCCCAAAAAACGAGTTCTTTATTATTCAAACCCCAAGGTCTGA